The sequence GGGATTCGGGCCGTGGATCGCGTACTGGGCGCTGTCCGGCGCCGGGCTCACCAAAGGCGCGGTGGCGGCCGGGCTGGCGGGCGCCCTGGCGCTCAGCGCCTGGCATCTGCGCCACCACCGCGTGCGGCCCATCGAGCTCAGCGCCGCAGCCTTCTTCGTGATCCGCGGCGTCGTCTCCATCGGGCTGGGATCCCCCCTCGTCCAGCGCTACGACGCCGCACTCTCGAGCGCGGCGCTCGGCGCCATGGCCTGGGGCACGCTCCTCTTCGGGTCGCCCTTCACGGCGCTCTACGCTCGGGAACAATGGCCGCGGGAGTACTGGGAGGCGCCGCTGTTCCGGCGCACGAACGCGCTCCTGTCCGCCCTCTGGGGCGCCCTCTTCACGGCGAATGCGCTCCTGGGGCTGGCCGCTCTCCGCTGGCCGGGCGGGCGACTTGTGCTGGCGGCCGTCCTGCCCCAGCTCCTCATCGCGGCCGGAGTGGTGAGCTCCATCGTGTTCCCCCGCTGGTACCCGCGACGGCGCGCGGCCCGCGAGATCGCCCAGCGCGACCCGTACCCGTGGCCGACCCCCGTGTTCGCCACCCACCAGCCCGCGGAGGGCGGGCGCCACGACGTGATCGTGGTCGGGTCGGGCATCGGCGGGCTCACGGCAGGGGCGGTCCTGGCCCGGCGCGGGTGCCGGGTGCTCGTGCTCGAGCAGCACTACCTGGCGGGGGGCTTCTGCACCTCTTGGCCTCGCCACGTCCGGGCGGGCGACCGCCGGCTACGATACGTCTTCGACGCCGGCGTCCACGATGTCAGCGGCCTGGGGGAGTCCGGGGCCGTGCGCCACCTCCTCCGGCAGCTGGCCCTCGAGGACACGATCACGTGGGGCCAGATGAGCCACGAGTACGTCCTGCCGGACCTGAGGGTGAAGGTCCCGCATCGGGTGGAGGATTTCGTCGCGCTGCTCGGCACCCATTTCCCCGGTGAGCGCGCGGGCATCGCTGCCTTCTTCGCCGAGATGGAGAGGGTGTACCGAGAACTCTATGCCGACGCGCCTGGCACCGGCGGCGTGCCGGTCCCTCCGCTCACGGTGGACGCCATGCTGGCCTACCCGGCCCTGCACCCGCACGCCTTCCGCTGGATGCACGCCCCCTTCACCGGGATCCTGGACGCTTACCTCCGCGACCCTCGACTGAAGGAGCTGCTCTCGGTGCTCTCGGACTATCTCAGTGACGACCCCTCGGCGCTCACCGTCGGCGCCATGGCGCCCATCTTCGGCTACTACTTCGATGGAGGCTACTATCCCATGGGTGGATCCCAGACGCTGGCCGACGCCCTGGCCGGCGTCATCCGATCGCATGGAGGCGAGCTGCGCCTCCGGACGGCGGCGCGCCGGATCGTGGTGGAGCACGGCCGCGCGGTGGGCGTGGTCTCCGGCGACGGCCGGCTCGACCGCGCCTCGGCTATCGTCTCCAACGCGGACATTCGCCGGACTTTCCTGGAGCTCGTTGGCCGCGAGCACCTCCCGCGCGATTTCACCGGGCGTGTGGAGGGCCTCCAGCCATCGACCTCGGCCTTCGTGGTGTTCCTGGGTGTGGACTACGTGCCCGACGTCGCGCCCATCACGATGCTCGCGACAGGCACGCAGCGGCTCGGCATCGCCATCCCCTCGAAGGTCGATCCCTCGCTGGCTCCCCGGGGCCACAGCAGCATGAGCCTGATCACGCTCATGCCCCCCGCCGCCGAGGGGGAGTGGAGCCGCAAGGCCCCGGGCTATGCCAAGAGGAAGCGGAGTCTCGGGGACGCCCTCATCGCCCGCGCCGAGCAGGCCTTGCCCGGGCTCCGCGAGCACATCGTCTACCGCCAGGACGGCAGCCCGGCCACCTTCGCGCGCTACGCGTGGACGGCGGGGGGGGCGATCTACGGCTCAGGACCCGGGCAGTGGCAGCCCCCGGTCAAGTCGCCGGTCGAGGGGCTCGTTCTGGCAGGAGCCGGCGTCTTCCCCGGAGCGGGGATCGAGGCTGTCATGATCTCGGGCACTCTGGCTGCGGAGGCGATCTGCCCGCTCTCCGAGAGGGCGAGGGAGGCGGCCCGGCAGCCGGCTCGGGCGGCCTGACCGCGTCCCCCCCCACTCGCTCGCCTGCTACGCGGTGGCGCCGAGGCGGACCAGGGCCCAGCCGACGGCGCGCAGGTCGCCTCCGATGTCGGTCAGCCGCCTGTCGGTCTGGCGCCGTTCCCCGGGCTGGGCAGGCGGAGCGGAATGAGGGCCGCGCCGATCGCCCTGGCGGCGGTCGTACAGGACCTGGATCTCCGGCTCGTCGGCGAAGTGCCGTTCCACGAGCTGGAATTGCTCTCGAGCCCCCCGGGAAACGATGTACATCACGCGGGGGCTCGCAGATCCGGCCGGCAGGCCGGGCTGGCGGTCGTCTCCTGCAGCGGCGCCGCTGGGCGGCCGCCGCTCCCTGCGCCGGCGCTCGAGGACCACCTCGACGTCCTCGCCCGACAGCTCCTGCGCCAGCTCCTCCCTGACATCGGGCCGGTCCGGTGGGATCACCACGGTGAAGCGGGGCGGCTCCTCGGAAGCTTGTGCCACCATTGTCGTTGCTCGCCGGCCTATGCGGCCCCGGAGAGACGCAGCGCGGCGCCCCGGAGCCTCTGTATCAGGCGTTCCAGCAACTCGGCCCTGTCGCCCTCGACCGCGACCACGGTTTGGACCATAGCCCCTCCCTTTCCTGTCCACCCCCGGGGCAGCCCCTATCCGCACCGGGCACACTGCCAGCCTCACGGAAAAAGCTGAGCAGCGAGAAGACGCAGGAACGGTGCCAACATCGCCAGGGGTATTTCTTTTCCTTGTTTACTGAGCGTCCTTCCTGCCAGTAGACCGAACCGTCAACTTCTCCGACACCGTCGCATGGCCCTCCCGAGCACATCGTACCCTATCGCGAGGCGGAGTCCGAGCTCGCTCCGAGAAGACCGAGCACCGCCAGGCGCGCGCTCTCGGCGCATGCCGAGGCGCCCCCCCACCCCGGGGGCTTCACGCCGTCGCCCACATGCCAGAGCCCCTTGACGGGCGTTCGCTGCGGCAGATCGTGCCCGGCGCAGGCCCGCTGTGCCGGCCAGCTCCCCTGCATCACATGGACGGCCAGCACTCGCCCGGCCTCCGCGAAGCCGGGGATCGCTGCGGCGAGATCTTCCCTCATGAGGCGGACCGTCTCTCCCGCATCAAAGGCGCCCAGCGAGGGGCGCGGCACGCCGAAGGCCACGTAGAGCGGCTCGCCGGCCGGGGTCAGCTCCGGGCAGAGCTTGCCGAGGTTCGCGAGGTTGCAGACCCGCTGCGTCCCCACGAAGGTCAGAAGCCCAGGGGCCGACACCAGCGGCCGCCGGGCCGTGAAGTACAGGGCCAGGTTGGCGGCTGGGCGAAGGTCGCGGGTGACCCGCTCGCGGTAGTCCTCGGGCACCGCCCCCTCGCCGAGGAGGGCAAGGGTCTCTCGCGGACCCGCATTGCTCACGATCGCGGACACCGGGATCTCCACGCCGCGTCCCTCTCGGCGACACAGCGCCCCCGCCACCGCGCCGTCGCGCACCAGGATCCGCTCCACGGTGCTGCCGGTCCACACGGCACCGCCGCACGCCTCGATGGCGCGCGCCAGGGGCTCCACCAGCGCGAGGCAGCCGCGCGGGGCGAAGCCGAAGCCCTTGAACCCCCCGCGCAGCATGAAGTGCTCGAAGAAGATGCGCGCGGGAATCTCGTCGGCGTTCACGGCGAAGATCGAGGCGGCCAGCGACTGGAAGATCCCGTGCAGTACCGCGTGCTCCGTGTATCGGCGGAGCCAGTCACGGAGCGACGGCCCGTCCTCCACCGGCGGCCCGCCCACCTCCTCGCGGATGGCGGCGAGCATCCGGGCTCCGCGCTGGACGAACATCTCGAAGATCTGCAGCCACCCGCCGCCG is a genomic window of Candidatus Rokuibacteriota bacterium containing:
- a CDS encoding NAD(P)/FAD-dependent oxidoreductase — translated: MGGIVAGFGPWIAYWALSGAGLTKGAVAAGLAGALALSAWHLRHHRVRPIELSAAAFFVIRGVVSIGLGSPLVQRYDAALSSAALGAMAWGTLLFGSPFTALYAREQWPREYWEAPLFRRTNALLSALWGALFTANALLGLAALRWPGGRLVLAAVLPQLLIAAGVVSSIVFPRWYPRRRAAREIAQRDPYPWPTPVFATHQPAEGGRHDVIVVGSGIGGLTAGAVLARRGCRVLVLEQHYLAGGFCTSWPRHVRAGDRRLRYVFDAGVHDVSGLGESGAVRHLLRQLALEDTITWGQMSHEYVLPDLRVKVPHRVEDFVALLGTHFPGERAGIAAFFAEMERVYRELYADAPGTGGVPVPPLTVDAMLAYPALHPHAFRWMHAPFTGILDAYLRDPRLKELLSVLSDYLSDDPSALTVGAMAPIFGYYFDGGYYPMGGSQTLADALAGVIRSHGGELRLRTAARRIVVEHGRAVGVVSGDGRLDRASAIVSNADIRRTFLELVGREHLPRDFTGRVEGLQPSTSAFVVFLGVDYVPDVAPITMLATGTQRLGIAIPSKVDPSLAPRGHSSMSLITLMPPAAEGEWSRKAPGYAKRKRSLGDALIARAEQALPGLREHIVYRQDGSPATFARYAWTAGGAIYGSGPGQWQPPVKSPVEGLVLAGAGVFPGAGIEAVMISGTLAAEAICPLSERAREAARQPARAA
- a CDS encoding FAD-dependent oxidoreductase, with the translated sequence MTQRFQCVVIGAGIGGLAAAARLAAAGLSPLVIEERDRIGGRFSSLDVEGFRLSTGAVAVECGGVLEETFRAVGAPFEVRRPDPAVVFRIGGKDRSFGGGWLQIFEMFVQRGARMLAAIREEVGGPPVEDGPSLRDWLRRYTEHAVLHGIFQSLAASIFAVNADEIPARIFFEHFMLRGGFKGFGFAPRGCLALVEPLARAIEACGGAVWTGSTVERILVRDGAVAGALCRREGRGVEIPVSAIVSNAGPRETLALLGEGAVPEDYRERVTRDLRPAANLALYFTARRPLVSAPGLLTFVGTQRVCNLANLGKLCPELTPAGEPLYVAFGVPRPSLGAFDAGETVRLMREDLAAAIPGFAEAGRVLAVHVMQGSWPAQRACAGHDLPQRTPVKGLWHVGDGVKPPGWGGASACAESARLAVLGLLGASSDSASR